A single genomic interval of Granulicella tundricola MP5ACTX9 harbors:
- a CDS encoding zeta toxin family protein, producing the protein MSQPVLTIIAGSNGCGKSTLTSTARDKFQQTPILDPDAIAKSLQAVQDSPSSNIEAGKRVLKLAEELIEKKQTFTVETTLSGGTYLKMAARAKQAGFTLMVVFIGTASVDINLKRVKARVAKGGHDVPEEDQRRRYPRTLANMKRLLPQADLAVVLDNSTEKGHTLVAFGHAGYMHWIEPVPSWAAHLCAELKS; encoded by the coding sequence TTGAGCCAGCCCGTTCTCACGATCATCGCTGGATCAAACGGATGCGGAAAGAGCACCCTTACCTCAACGGCTCGCGATAAGTTTCAGCAAACACCCATCCTTGATCCGGATGCGATCGCCAAATCCTTACAGGCCGTCCAGGACTCCCCAAGTTCCAACATTGAAGCTGGCAAAAGAGTTCTCAAACTTGCTGAAGAACTCATTGAAAAGAAGCAAACCTTCACTGTCGAAACGACTCTCTCAGGGGGCACATACCTGAAGATGGCAGCCCGGGCCAAACAGGCCGGCTTCACGCTTATGGTTGTATTCATTGGCACCGCTTCAGTTGACATCAATCTCAAGAGGGTCAAAGCGCGTGTCGCTAAAGGCGGTCATGACGTTCCAGAGGAAGATCAGAGGAGACGCTACCCGCGGACCCTAGCCAACATGAAGCGGCTTCTACCGCAAGCTGATCTGGCAGTTGTATTGGATAATTCAACTGAAAAGGGGCACACGCTTGTGGCTTTCGGTCATGCCGGGTATATGCACTGGATTGAGCCGGTCCCAAGTTGGGCAGCCCATCTTTGCGCCGAACTAAAATCTTAG
- a CDS encoding energy transducer TonB produces the protein MLCRKMKPAFAASLLLSLSFAALAQTPAPISDEPLTVPAVVYPSEAKRARVQGTVHLEIAVDPTGHVTSVHALDGPLLLRQAAVDAYTHATYKPLTDPKSGRPTPAVITTAVNFNLTELPPDTDLLVDRQFQPLQAQCQSYVDGGTKSEITTEALEACRQAVAMSHRFTPTAALESRATAVNDLVLVLLAQKNYPDAALVANEAVALVDTANHPHTPAVATAYITRCEARSLAKEYPGAAEDCAAAEETLTTLIADQSAPDQSKNDRTANYRTQLREVFELHAIVMDKQHQGGEARRLRNRASKV, from the coding sequence ATGCTCTGCCGTAAGATGAAGCCCGCCTTCGCCGCCTCCCTGCTGCTCTCCCTGTCGTTCGCCGCCTTAGCCCAAACGCCCGCCCCAATATCAGACGAGCCCCTCACCGTCCCCGCCGTCGTCTACCCCTCAGAGGCCAAACGCGCCCGCGTCCAGGGCACCGTCCATCTTGAGATCGCAGTCGATCCCACCGGCCACGTCACCAGCGTCCACGCGCTCGATGGCCCACTTCTCCTCCGCCAGGCCGCCGTCGACGCCTACACCCACGCTACCTATAAGCCCCTTACCGACCCCAAATCCGGCCGTCCCACCCCCGCCGTCATCACCACCGCCGTCAACTTCAACCTCACCGAACTTCCCCCCGACACCGACCTCCTGGTCGACCGCCAGTTCCAGCCCTTGCAGGCCCAGTGCCAGTCCTACGTGGACGGTGGCACCAAGTCAGAGATCACCACCGAAGCCCTCGAGGCCTGCCGCCAAGCCGTCGCCATGTCCCACCGCTTCACCCCCACCGCCGCCCTGGAATCCCGCGCCACCGCAGTCAACGACCTCGTCCTTGTCCTGCTCGCACAGAAGAACTATCCGGACGCCGCGCTCGTCGCCAACGAGGCCGTAGCCCTGGTCGACACCGCAAACCATCCCCACACACCCGCCGTCGCCACCGCCTACATCACCCGTTGTGAGGCTCGTTCGCTGGCCAAGGAGTACCCCGGAGCCGCCGAGGACTGCGCTGCCGCGGAAGAGACCCTGACCACCCTCATCGCAGACCAGTCCGCACCGGATCAATCCAAGAACGACCGTACCGCCAACTACCGCACCCAGCTTCGAGAGGTCTTCGAGCTCCACGCCATCGTCATGGATAAGCAGCATCAGGGCGGAGAAGCCCGCCGTCTTCGCAACCGGGCCAGCAAGGTCTAA
- a CDS encoding polyprenyl synthetase family protein yields MSTISIATATEVMDLLRDDLLAIEREFTVQSASPVQVITDIAEYLIAGGGKRIRPLLLLLSAKALGATSQSRIRLGAVVEMLHTATLVHDDIIDEADTRRGRPSSNTAWGNSKCVLAGDWLYMQSFRTALEERNFHVLDLLITLTQQMVEGELLQMEKLGHLINEEEYFDLIFRKTAFLFKVSMQLGAAIEGASDQTEEKLGEYGRNLGLAFQIVDDVLDLTAAEDVLGKPVASDLREGKATLAVIHALERGTGADREAIRTVLADRSFAHVSHVQILEILQRHGSIDYAMDTACAYAEAARLSIADLPATDAKRALLWVPGFVTSRDR; encoded by the coding sequence GTGAGCACGATCTCCATCGCGACCGCAACTGAAGTCATGGATCTTCTTCGTGATGATCTTCTGGCTATTGAGCGCGAGTTTACCGTGCAGTCGGCGTCTCCGGTTCAGGTCATCACGGATATTGCGGAGTACCTGATTGCGGGCGGCGGCAAACGGATTCGTCCGCTGCTGCTTTTGCTTTCGGCCAAGGCGTTGGGGGCGACCAGCCAATCCCGGATTCGTCTGGGTGCGGTCGTGGAGATGCTGCACACCGCGACGCTGGTTCACGACGACATCATCGATGAAGCGGATACGCGGCGCGGAAGGCCCTCTTCAAACACAGCGTGGGGTAACTCCAAGTGTGTTCTGGCAGGCGACTGGCTTTACATGCAGAGCTTCCGGACGGCGCTTGAAGAGCGCAACTTTCATGTGCTCGACCTGCTGATTACGCTGACGCAGCAGATGGTTGAGGGCGAGCTTCTGCAGATGGAGAAGCTGGGCCATCTCATCAATGAAGAAGAGTACTTCGACCTGATCTTCCGCAAGACGGCTTTTCTATTCAAGGTCTCGATGCAGCTCGGCGCGGCGATCGAGGGTGCGTCCGATCAGACCGAAGAAAAGCTCGGCGAGTATGGGCGGAACCTGGGGCTGGCGTTTCAGATTGTTGATGACGTGCTGGACCTGACTGCGGCTGAGGATGTTCTGGGCAAGCCGGTGGCGAGCGATCTGCGCGAAGGCAAGGCAACGCTGGCGGTGATCCATGCGCTGGAACGCGGGACGGGCGCGGATCGCGAGGCGATTCGGACGGTGCTCGCAGACCGGAGCTTTGCGCATGTCAGTCATGTGCAGATTCTTGAGATTCTGCAGCGGCACGGGTCGATCGACTACGCGATGGATACGGCATGCGCGTACGCGGAGGCGGCTCGGTTATCGATTGCGGATCTGCCGGCTACGGATGCGAAACGGGCTCTGCTTTGGGTGCCGGGTTTTGTGACTTCGCGGGATCGCTAA
- the rpoZ gene encoding DNA-directed RNA polymerase subunit omega: MPIDNALLNKYSLVKGAARRARQLQSGAPPLSNSKSMKACRVAQDEIRAGFVTFVLPERLVAPELPITRAGSL, encoded by the coding sequence ATGCCAATCGATAATGCTCTGCTCAACAAATACAGCCTGGTCAAGGGTGCGGCGCGTCGTGCGCGGCAGCTTCAGTCGGGTGCTCCTCCGCTTTCCAACTCGAAGTCGATGAAGGCCTGCCGGGTCGCTCAGGATGAGATTCGGGCGGGTTTTGTGACGTTTGTTTTGCCGGAACGGCTGGTTGCTCCGGAGCTGCCGATCACACGAGCTGGATCGCTTTAG
- a CDS encoding exodeoxyribonuclease VII small subunit, translated as MATFEDKLTALEAVVERLERGELSLDESVRLFEEGVQLSNSCKAELERAEGRVQVLVETRGNGKVEDLELPDTGDDEEEDDDEIEDLG; from the coding sequence ATGGCGACGTTTGAAGACAAATTGACCGCTCTGGAAGCGGTGGTGGAGCGACTGGAACGCGGGGAACTATCGCTGGACGAAAGCGTGCGCCTGTTTGAAGAGGGCGTCCAGCTTTCCAACTCATGCAAGGCAGAGCTCGAACGCGCAGAAGGCAGGGTTCAGGTACTCGTTGAGACTCGGGGGAACGGGAAGGTAGAGGATCTTGAGCTCCCCGATACGGGCGACGACGAGGAAGAGGATGACGACGAGATTGAGGACCTTGGATAG
- the gmk gene encoding guanylate kinase, giving the protein MAGILFIISAPSGSGKSTLVSQLRTLVEGLDFSISYTTRAPRGSEEDGREYHFTTRERFEEMIAAGEFLEWAQVFGNYYGTALSALDHAKREGKDLLLDIDVQGAVQVMKKLPAAVSIFILPPSPQVLERRLRNRSEAEHVTAEDVIARRLAEAQKELDRVGEYKYALVNDVLDDAVTEMKAVVLKERGEPLADGELAASCETSARSARLVAALGSFGRS; this is encoded by the coding sequence ATGGCAGGCATTTTATTTATCATTTCGGCGCCTTCGGGGTCGGGTAAGTCAACTCTGGTGAGCCAGCTTCGAACGCTGGTGGAGGGGTTGGATTTTTCCATCTCGTATACGACGCGCGCGCCGCGTGGCTCTGAAGAAGATGGGCGGGAGTATCACTTCACGACTCGCGAGAGGTTCGAAGAGATGATCGCCGCCGGCGAGTTCCTGGAGTGGGCGCAGGTGTTTGGTAACTACTACGGGACCGCGTTGAGCGCACTGGATCATGCAAAGCGTGAGGGCAAGGACTTGCTGTTGGATATCGATGTGCAGGGCGCGGTGCAGGTGATGAAGAAGCTGCCGGCGGCGGTTTCGATCTTCATCCTGCCGCCCAGTCCGCAGGTGCTGGAGCGCAGGCTACGTAACCGTAGCGAGGCCGAGCATGTCACGGCTGAGGATGTCATTGCGCGGCGGCTGGCGGAGGCGCAGAAGGAGCTCGACCGGGTGGGCGAGTACAAATACGCGCTCGTGAATGACGTGCTGGACGATGCCGTGACCGAGATGAAGGCAGTGGTGTTGAAGGAGCGAGGGGAGCCCCTGGCAGACGGGGAGTTAGCGGCGAGTTGCGAGACGAGTGCGCGTTCGGCGAGGCTGGTGGCGGCGCTGGGGAGCTTCGGCCGCAGTTAG
- a CDS encoding bifunctional homocysteine S-methyltransferase/methylenetetrahydrofolate reductase, with protein MTEVETKTELRGAAARLFTGGTVLCDGAMGSMLYGRGIFINRCYDELNLSQPDLVRAVHTEYLQAGATVIETNTFGGNRIRLERHGLEEKVREINRAGVRLARECVQQMAEKHASEAFVAGAMGPLGIRIGDGNKVTEEEAYAAFAVQVKALVEGGPGVGADLLILETLMAMNEARLAIQAAKAEGQGLPVIAMVTVDVNGNCLDGTSAEEAARLMTEWGADAVGCNCSDGPATVLAVIERMRTATKLPLAAMPNAGNPRVIDGRHIYLTSPEYMASFARKFIKAGATFVGGCCGTTPQHTRAMRGALRAIGAQETGVEVVENGGAAEAGAARAQSKVMPPDLKDRSRVGAKIATGEFVTLVEIVPPKGIDSSKELEGAEELHKLGVDAINVPDSPRASARMSAMSLCVQIQQRVGIETVLHYTCRDRNLLSIQSDLLGASSIGLRNILCLTGDPPKMGTYPDATAVFDVDAIGLTKIVRDMNYGLDIGGHSIGQSCGFTIAVAANPGVVDIDNEVRRFAAKVEAGGEYGITQPVFDLRLLEQFLKRIEQFRIPMIAGIWPLTSVKNAEFMRDQLKVRMPEEILARMGAMPSPEHAKAEGIAIAQEMLEESRAMVQGVQVSAPFGKYKAAAQVLGVL; from the coding sequence ATGACCGAAGTGGAGACAAAAACGGAGCTGAGAGGGGCTGCGGCACGTCTTTTTACAGGCGGGACCGTCCTGTGCGATGGCGCCATGGGCTCCATGCTGTATGGCCGCGGCATCTTCATCAACCGCTGCTACGACGAACTGAACCTCTCCCAGCCGGACTTGGTCCGCGCCGTCCACACCGAATACCTGCAGGCAGGCGCAACCGTCATTGAAACCAACACGTTCGGCGGAAACCGTATCCGCCTGGAGCGCCATGGCCTGGAAGAGAAAGTGCGCGAGATCAACCGGGCCGGAGTCCGCCTCGCCCGGGAATGTGTCCAGCAGATGGCCGAAAAGCATGCCTCCGAGGCCTTTGTCGCCGGGGCCATGGGCCCGCTTGGCATCAGAATCGGCGACGGGAACAAGGTCACGGAAGAAGAGGCTTATGCGGCCTTCGCGGTCCAGGTCAAAGCCCTGGTTGAAGGCGGACCCGGCGTCGGCGCGGACCTGCTGATCCTCGAGACCCTGATGGCGATGAACGAGGCTCGGCTCGCCATTCAAGCCGCCAAGGCGGAAGGCCAGGGTCTGCCGGTCATTGCCATGGTCACCGTCGACGTGAACGGAAACTGCCTGGACGGCACCTCTGCCGAGGAGGCTGCGCGCCTGATGACGGAGTGGGGTGCGGATGCTGTTGGCTGCAACTGTTCGGACGGGCCCGCCACGGTGCTCGCCGTGATCGAGCGCATGCGCACTGCAACGAAACTACCGCTTGCCGCCATGCCCAACGCCGGCAACCCGCGCGTCATCGACGGCCGCCACATCTACCTGACCTCGCCTGAGTATATGGCGAGCTTCGCCCGGAAGTTCATCAAGGCTGGGGCGACTTTCGTCGGCGGCTGCTGCGGAACCACCCCCCAGCACACACGCGCTATGCGCGGAGCCCTGCGAGCGATCGGAGCCCAGGAGACCGGGGTCGAGGTCGTCGAAAACGGAGGTGCAGCGGAAGCCGGAGCCGCCCGCGCCCAGAGCAAGGTCATGCCGCCTGATCTGAAGGATCGCTCTCGGGTCGGCGCAAAGATCGCAACCGGCGAGTTCGTCACGCTGGTCGAGATCGTCCCGCCCAAGGGTATCGATAGCTCCAAAGAGCTGGAAGGCGCGGAGGAGTTGCACAAGCTCGGCGTCGACGCCATCAACGTGCCGGATTCGCCCCGGGCCAGCGCCCGCATGAGTGCCATGAGCCTGTGCGTGCAGATCCAGCAGCGCGTCGGGATCGAGACCGTCCTGCACTACACCTGCCGCGACCGCAACCTGCTCAGCATCCAGAGCGACCTGCTCGGCGCGTCATCCATCGGCCTGCGCAACATCCTCTGCCTCACCGGCGACCCGCCCAAGATGGGCACCTATCCGGATGCCACCGCGGTCTTTGACGTCGATGCCATCGGCCTCACCAAGATCGTCCGCGATATGAACTACGGACTCGACATCGGCGGCCACTCGATCGGCCAATCCTGTGGCTTTACCATTGCGGTCGCGGCTAATCCCGGCGTTGTTGACATCGATAACGAGGTCCGGCGCTTCGCCGCCAAGGTGGAAGCCGGCGGCGAGTACGGCATCACCCAACCCGTCTTCGACCTGCGCCTGCTCGAGCAGTTCCTCAAGCGCATCGAGCAGTTCCGCATCCCCATGATCGCCGGCATATGGCCGCTCACCAGTGTCAAGAACGCCGAGTTCATGCGCGATCAGCTCAAGGTCCGCATGCCGGAAGAGATCCTCGCCCGCATGGGTGCAATGCCCTCCCCCGAGCACGCCAAGGCCGAGGGTATCGCCATCGCACAGGAGATGCTGGAAGAGTCCCGCGCCATGGTGCAGGGCGTGCAGGTCAGCGCGCCGTTCGGCAAATACAAGGCAGCAGCCCAAGTGTTGGGCGTGCTGTAA
- a CDS encoding TatD family hydrolase, protein MLIDSHAHLDFYDDPTEILVRAEAAGVAQMLAIGIGDGPATMHRALDLARQHGHVFASAGIHPQEAHQATPEALEKLRALVADPKCIAVGEIGLDYYHLENPDIEVQQQAFVAQLAIAAEAGKPILIHCRTSDLATAEAKARFGPADAFADIMRLIAEHWTPAGIPGVMHCFSGSPEQAKQALAANFYLSFAGNVTYPKSLNIREAAAQAPADRYLVETDCPFLAPIPFRGKQNEPAYVTHTAEVVAELRGVGAALVAEQTTANFHTLFPSTARS, encoded by the coding sequence ATGCTGATCGACTCCCACGCTCACCTTGATTTTTATGACGACCCAACGGAGATTCTGGTGCGGGCTGAAGCTGCGGGTGTAGCGCAGATGCTGGCGATTGGGATCGGCGACGGGCCAGCTACGATGCATCGTGCACTCGACCTGGCACGCCAGCATGGGCATGTCTTCGCTTCCGCCGGGATTCATCCTCAGGAGGCTCATCAGGCCACACCTGAGGCTCTGGAGAAGCTACGGGCGCTGGTTGCGGACCCGAAGTGCATCGCGGTCGGCGAGATTGGGCTGGACTACTATCACCTGGAGAATCCCGATATCGAGGTGCAGCAGCAGGCGTTTGTGGCGCAGTTGGCGATTGCTGCGGAGGCAGGGAAACCGATCCTGATCCACTGCCGGACGTCCGATCTCGCGACCGCGGAGGCTAAGGCGCGGTTTGGGCCGGCGGATGCGTTTGCAGACATCATGCGACTGATTGCTGAGCACTGGACACCGGCTGGGATTCCGGGGGTGATGCATTGCTTTTCCGGTAGCCCGGAGCAGGCCAAGCAGGCGCTGGCGGCGAATTTTTATCTGTCGTTTGCGGGGAATGTGACCTACCCGAAGAGCTTGAACATCAGGGAGGCAGCGGCGCAGGCTCCTGCGGACCGGTATCTGGTGGAGACGGATTGCCCGTTTCTTGCGCCGATCCCGTTCCGCGGCAAGCAGAACGAGCCGGCGTATGTAACGCATACCGCAGAGGTGGTGGCTGAGCTTCGTGGTGTGGGTGCGGCGCTGGTGGCGGAGCAGACGACGGCAAACTTCCACACGCTGTTTCCGTCGACGGCACGGTCCTGA
- a CDS encoding ABC transporter ATP-binding protein codes for MRRIWRLLRYMRPYALYLVLSTLLMAVVGAMGAFRFLLIKPILDNVLSASSSPDQVLKFRIPHTNTVVNLQSLIPSHFHNAWTVVAVALVASAVVKSVCDYLGTLLANKAGFGMITDLRNDLYDSLLRRSMAFFQKHTTGSLLSTLINDIERVQAAMSTVLSDFLQQLFTLIFMVGAVILVGGKLAWVLLLFLPVVISSARRIGRSVRKTTRKGQDKLAEIQNILHETITGNGIVKAFGMELWEMNRFRRAADRLLTANMRSVAVQSISSPLMDALGAVAIALLLYLGRQSILHGTSAGAFITFLAATIGLYDPVRKMPMFYNSFQQAVGASEEIFKFMDAQDDVREKKRAAVVKGFEKEICFNGVGFGYEEDGRRVPILHSIDLRVARGEVVAFVGPSGAGKSSLVNLIPRFFDVNDGAITIDGLDLRDVTIESLRKQIGKVTQETVLFNDTVRNNIAYGQPDIPLKKVQEAAKMALAHDFILRMPDGYDTMIGEKGVRLSGGERQRLAIARAILKNAPILILDEATSALDTESEAFVQAALANLMEGRTVFVIAHRLSTVRRATRIVVLEAGRIVEMGTHDELLANSGTYKRLYDLQFIGEMPTESAEAAWELEGTA; via the coding sequence GTGAGGCGGATTTGGCGGTTGCTGCGGTATATGCGGCCTTATGCGCTTTACCTTGTTTTGTCTACGCTACTGATGGCGGTGGTGGGGGCGATGGGGGCTTTTCGCTTTCTGCTCATCAAGCCGATCCTGGACAATGTGCTGAGTGCATCTTCCTCGCCGGATCAGGTGCTCAAGTTTCGAATTCCGCATACGAATACCGTTGTGAATCTGCAGAGCTTGATTCCAAGCCATTTTCATAATGCGTGGACCGTGGTGGCGGTGGCGCTGGTGGCTTCGGCAGTGGTGAAGTCGGTTTGTGATTACCTGGGTACGCTGCTGGCGAACAAGGCCGGGTTCGGGATGATTACGGATCTGCGGAACGATTTGTATGACTCGCTGCTGCGGCGGAGCATGGCGTTCTTTCAGAAGCACACGACGGGCTCGTTGCTGTCGACGTTGATCAACGACATTGAGCGGGTGCAGGCTGCGATGTCGACTGTGCTGAGCGACTTTCTGCAACAGTTGTTTACGTTGATCTTCATGGTGGGCGCGGTGATCCTGGTGGGCGGGAAGCTGGCATGGGTGCTGCTGCTTTTCCTGCCGGTGGTGATTTCTTCCGCGCGCAGAATTGGACGGAGCGTTCGTAAGACGACGCGCAAAGGGCAGGACAAGCTGGCGGAGATTCAGAACATTCTGCACGAGACGATTACGGGCAACGGCATCGTCAAGGCGTTTGGGATGGAGCTTTGGGAGATGAACCGGTTCCGGCGGGCGGCGGACCGCTTGCTGACGGCGAATATGCGGTCGGTGGCGGTGCAGTCCATCTCAAGCCCGCTGATGGATGCGCTGGGTGCAGTGGCGATTGCGCTGCTGCTTTACCTGGGGCGGCAGAGTATCCTGCATGGCACGTCGGCTGGTGCGTTTATTACGTTTCTGGCGGCGACGATTGGGCTGTATGACCCGGTGCGGAAGATGCCGATGTTCTACAACAGCTTCCAACAGGCGGTGGGAGCGAGCGAAGAGATCTTCAAGTTCATGGACGCGCAGGATGACGTTCGGGAGAAGAAGCGCGCGGCTGTTGTGAAAGGTTTTGAGAAGGAGATCTGCTTCAACGGGGTTGGGTTTGGGTATGAGGAGGATGGGCGGCGGGTGCCGATCCTGCACTCGATCGATCTGAGGGTGGCTCGGGGTGAGGTGGTTGCGTTTGTGGGGCCGAGCGGCGCCGGGAAGAGCTCGCTGGTGAATTTGATTCCGCGGTTCTTCGATGTGAACGATGGGGCGATCACGATCGACGGGCTGGACCTGCGGGATGTGACGATCGAGAGCCTGCGCAAGCAGATCGGCAAGGTGACGCAGGAGACCGTGCTGTTCAACGACACGGTGCGAAACAACATTGCGTATGGTCAGCCGGATATTCCGCTGAAGAAGGTGCAGGAGGCGGCGAAGATGGCGCTGGCTCATGACTTCATCCTGCGGATGCCGGATGGATACGACACCATGATCGGCGAGAAGGGTGTCAGGCTGAGTGGCGGGGAGCGGCAACGGCTGGCGATTGCGCGGGCGATCCTGAAGAACGCGCCGATCCTGATTCTGGATGAGGCTACGAGTGCTCTGGACACGGAGAGCGAGGCGTTCGTGCAGGCGGCGCTGGCGAACCTGATGGAAGGGCGGACGGTGTTCGTGATCGCGCATCGGCTGTCTACGGTGAGGCGGGCTACGCGGATCGTGGTTCTGGAAGCCGGGCGGATTGTGGAGATGGGCACGCATGATGAGCTGCTTGCAAACTCCGGGACTTACAAGCGGCTCTATGACTTGCAGTTCATTGGCGAGATGCCTACGGAGTCGGCTGAGGCTGCGTGGGAGTTGGAGGGGACGGCGTGA
- a CDS encoding YajQ family cyclic di-GMP-binding protein, whose product MAADNSFDVVSKVEIQEVKNAIDQASKEVNARFDLKNSKSKIELEKEEAIQLASQDEYTLGAVIEILSQKLVKRGISLKNLEYEKIEPASNSSVRQKIKLKQGIASDAAKKIVAVVKDSKLKANASIQGETVRIVSKDRDVLQQVMGKLRSGDFGIELQFTNFRSN is encoded by the coding sequence ATGGCAGCCGATAACAGCTTCGACGTAGTGAGCAAAGTAGAGATTCAGGAAGTCAAGAACGCAATCGATCAGGCCTCCAAAGAGGTGAACGCGCGCTTCGACCTGAAGAACTCCAAGTCCAAGATCGAGTTGGAAAAAGAGGAAGCGATCCAGCTTGCAAGCCAGGATGAGTACACGCTGGGCGCGGTGATCGAGATTCTTTCGCAGAAGTTGGTCAAGCGCGGCATCTCGCTGAAGAACCTGGAGTACGAGAAGATCGAGCCTGCCTCGAACTCGTCTGTGCGGCAGAAGATCAAGCTGAAGCAGGGCATCGCGTCTGACGCGGCGAAGAAGATCGTCGCGGTCGTGAAGGACTCGAAGCTGAAGGCGAATGCATCGATCCAGGGCGAGACGGTTCGGATCGTCAGCAAGGATCGCGATGTGCTGCAGCAGGTGATGGGCAAGCTGCGCAGCGGGGATTTCGGGATCGAGCTGCAGTTTACGAACTTCCGCTCAAACTAG
- a CDS encoding YicC/YloC family endoribonuclease: protein MSVVASMTGFASVEGTLAGGRGFTLTVKSVNHRHLDLQVRVPMGFDALEAGLRKVVKAGVKRGHVELTVFVEKGSSVGAVQVDEGLLDAYVAAYRKAAERYEEPEEFDLNALLRMPGVMSAAVVPMDVSAAEEAVLEAAQRAVAGLNGVREAEGAALAAELRAGMERLSVMAEEARVLRAGVAAAQVARLRERLAEMLVGVPEDRVVMEAALLVERGDVEEELVRLRTHIERFIGLLDGGGELGRQLDFLLQELNREANTMLSKTGGSAGDAGLRLTELGLAIKVELERAREQVQNLE, encoded by the coding sequence GTGAGCGTTGTGGCTTCGATGACGGGGTTTGCGAGTGTTGAGGGGACGCTTGCTGGTGGCCGTGGTTTCACGCTTACGGTGAAGAGTGTGAACCATCGGCATCTGGATCTTCAGGTGCGTGTGCCGATGGGGTTCGATGCGCTGGAGGCGGGGTTGCGCAAGGTCGTCAAAGCGGGAGTGAAGCGTGGGCACGTGGAGCTGACGGTGTTTGTGGAGAAGGGCTCTAGTGTGGGCGCGGTGCAGGTGGATGAGGGGCTGCTGGATGCTTATGTGGCGGCGTATCGCAAGGCTGCGGAGCGTTATGAGGAGCCGGAGGAGTTTGACCTGAATGCGCTACTGCGGATGCCGGGCGTGATGAGTGCGGCGGTGGTGCCGATGGATGTGAGTGCCGCTGAGGAAGCAGTGCTGGAGGCTGCGCAGAGGGCCGTGGCGGGGCTGAACGGGGTTCGTGAGGCTGAGGGTGCGGCGCTGGCGGCGGAGCTCAGGGCGGGGATGGAGCGGCTGAGCGTCATGGCGGAGGAGGCTCGGGTGCTTAGAGCCGGGGTGGCTGCAGCACAGGTGGCCAGGCTGCGGGAGCGATTGGCGGAGATGCTGGTCGGTGTTCCGGAGGATCGTGTGGTGATGGAGGCGGCGCTGCTGGTGGAGCGGGGGGACGTCGAGGAAGAGCTGGTGCGGCTGCGGACGCATATCGAGCGGTTCATAGGCTTGCTGGATGGCGGCGGCGAACTTGGGCGGCAGCTCGATTTTCTGTTGCAGGAGCTCAACCGCGAGGCGAATACGATGCTTTCAAAGACGGGCGGAAGCGCTGGAGACGCGGGCTTGCGGCTGACGGAGCTGGGGCTGGCGATAAAGGTGGAGCTGGAACGGGCTCGGGAGCAGGTCCAGAATCTGGAGTAG
- a CDS encoding uracil-DNA glycosylase — MAVEKQAGHAEVRAYLEYFRDMGVYDFYRNGEPQAIEAATMEAVVERVESVRATPVAPVVAVVETGPSVPATQAAAVGFDIAKPVSFDDLAPLPEVRVAAGDRAAALAVIRADIGDCTRCPLAYGGRRNIVFGDGDAKARLMFVGEGPGADEDEQGLPFVGKSGQLLNNMIGAMGLSREQVYIANIVKCRPPANRAPEPVEANTCTQFLVRQMDVVQPEYVVALGATAATYLLGVKQSLASLRGRWHDVRGAKAVVTYHPAFLLRDPRQKGEAWKDLQMVMAAMGLKQGK; from the coding sequence ATGGCGGTTGAGAAGCAGGCTGGGCACGCGGAGGTTCGCGCGTATCTCGAATACTTTCGGGATATGGGAGTGTATGACTTCTATCGGAACGGGGAGCCTCAAGCGATTGAGGCTGCGACGATGGAGGCGGTTGTTGAGCGCGTCGAATCTGTGCGTGCCACTCCGGTTGCGCCAGTGGTTGCGGTTGTAGAAACTGGACCGAGCGTGCCTGCAACTCAAGCGGCCGCTGTGGGGTTTGACATCGCAAAACCGGTTTCGTTCGATGATTTGGCTCCGCTGCCTGAGGTTCGTGTGGCGGCTGGGGATCGTGCGGCTGCGCTGGCTGTCATTCGCGCCGATATCGGCGATTGCACGCGGTGCCCGCTGGCGTATGGCGGGCGTCGGAACATCGTGTTTGGCGATGGCGATGCCAAGGCTCGGCTGATGTTTGTGGGGGAAGGTCCGGGAGCCGACGAGGACGAGCAGGGACTGCCGTTTGTGGGCAAGTCCGGGCAGTTGCTGAACAACATGATCGGGGCCATGGGGCTGAGCCGCGAGCAGGTCTACATTGCGAACATCGTGAAGTGCCGGCCGCCTGCGAATCGCGCTCCGGAGCCGGTGGAGGCGAATACCTGCACGCAGTTCCTGGTGCGGCAGATGGATGTCGTGCAGCCGGAGTACGTGGTGGCGCTGGGAGCTACGGCCGCGACGTACCTGCTGGGCGTAAAGCAGTCGCTGGCTTCACTTCGTGGGCGCTGGCATGACGTGCGCGGTGCCAAGGCTGTGGTGACGTACCATCCGGCGTTTCTGCTGCGCGATCCGCGGCAGAAGGGTGAGGCGTGGAAGGATCTGCAGATGGTGATGGCGGCGATGGGGTTGAAGCAGGGCAAATAG